In Hydractinia symbiolongicarpus strain clone_291-10 chromosome 15, HSymV2.1, whole genome shotgun sequence, one DNA window encodes the following:
- the LOC130628764 gene encoding uncharacterized protein LOC130628764 codes for MSVKSAKDLQNISRFVAKDDKNSNMKVSVNPVTMVVTVEYNNENKETDDYDLNDDKDAVLQHQKVKKKKPKNAKDVDDYGIRKVFKAFKDDMNAGVSADELMEVFHEMGYKINDAECARLKQYADADGNGKLDIQEFVNLILFVFLKIEDTEDEVLDAFKIFDYGDTGFIPSVEMRRVLFNLGDKLSNIEMDSFIQKGDLDRDGNINYGEFTRNMIEKSNEYEKLHKL; via the exons ATGTCTGTAAAATCAGCAAAAGATCTACAGAATATTTCAAGATTTGTTGCGAAGGACGACAAAAATAGTAACATGAAAGTGAGTGTCAACCCCGTTACCATGGTAGTGACGGTAGAATATAATAATGAAAATAAAGAGACGGATGATTATGATCTAAATGACGACAAAG ATGCTGTGCTGCAAcatcaaaaagttaaaaaaaagaaaccaaAAAATGCTAAAGATGTTGATGACTACGGAATCCGAAAAGTTTTTAAAGCTTTCAAAGATGATATGAATGCTGGTGTATCTGCAGATGAACTCATGGAG GTGTTTCATGAGATGGGATATAAAATAAATGATGCCGAATGTGCTCGTTTAAAACAGTATGCCGATGCAGATGGAAATGGAAAATTGGATATTCAAGAATTTGTGAATcttattctttttgtttttctaaagaTTGAAGATACAGAG GATGAAGTGTTAGACGCCTTTAAAATCTTCGATTATGGCGACACAGGTTTTATTCCATCTGTTGAAATGAGACGCGTTTTGTTTAACTTGGGAGATAAATTATCGAATATTGAAATGGATTCTTTCATACAGAAAGGAGATTTAGATCGAGATGGAAATATTAATTATGGTGAGTTCACAAGAAATATGATTGAAAAAAGTAATGAGTACGAAAAATTACATAAACTTTAA
- the LOC130628753 gene encoding regulator of G-protein signaling 17-like isoform X1: MYDYKDLSSSKSSLMCFPFSIYATCCSARNFTTATFSISKVVLDADEQNTYQTPWEHQQKYIEKKRVRRICICWCCLCKCFCKPMNNRLRRRVSSSIEKRAMCYKQLIEMTRPGLEQVKKWENNFDALIQDDTGKKLFSIFLQQEHSEENLTFWLEVNQLRSMENLNERKLKMKKIYLEYLKPMASNEINVAGTVRKKIEEELQHNPNEHVFDVAQNQVYLMMHRQSYPRFLSSDLYHAVVQGTYAYQKARDAS; the protein is encoded by the exons ATGTATGATTATAAAG ATCTTTCAAGTAGCAAGTCTTCTTTGATGTGTTTTCCATTTTCAATCTACGCAACTTGTTGTTCAGCAAGAAACTTCACTACGGCTACCTTCAGCATCTCCAAAGTTGTATTAGATGCTGACGAACAAAACACGTATCAAACACCGTGGGAACaccaacaaaaatatatcgagAAAAAGCGTGTCAGACGAATATGCATTTGTTGGTGTTGCCTTTGCAAGTGTTTTTG TAAACCGATGAACAATCGATTACGACGTCGCGTATCGAGTTCGATCGAGAAACGAGCTATGTGTTATAAACAACTTATTGAAATGACAAG GCCTGGTCTTGAACAAGTaaaaaaatgggaaaataaTTTCGACGCGCTCATTCAAGACGATA CTGGTAAAAAACTATTTTCAATATTTCTTCAACAAGAACATAGTGAAGAGAATTTAACTTTCTGGTTAGAAGTTAATCAACTACGAAGCATGGAaaatctaaacgaaaggaaattaaaaatgaaaaaaatctaCTTGGAATATTTGAAACCAATGGCAAGCAATGAG ATCAACGTAGCTGGCACAGtacgaaaaaaaattgaagaggAATTACAGCACAATCCTAACGAACATGTTTTTGATGTCGCACAAAACCAG gtGTATTTAATGATGCATCGACAAAGTTATCCACGGTTCCTTTCATCAGACCTTTACCATGCAGTAGTACAAGGAACCTACGCTTATCAAAAAGCTAGAGATGCTAGCTAA
- the LOC130628753 gene encoding regulator of G-protein signaling 17-like isoform X2 — protein sequence MCFPFSIYATCCSARNFTTATFSISKVVLDADEQNTYQTPWEHQQKYIEKKRVRRICICWCCLCKCFCKPMNNRLRRRVSSSIEKRAMCYKQLIEMTRPGLEQVKKWENNFDALIQDDTGKKLFSIFLQQEHSEENLTFWLEVNQLRSMENLNERKLKMKKIYLEYLKPMASNEINVAGTVRKKIEEELQHNPNEHVFDVAQNQVYLMMHRQSYPRFLSSDLYHAVVQGTYAYQKARDAS from the exons ATGTGTTTTCCATTTTCAATCTACGCAACTTGTTGTTCAGCAAGAAACTTCACTACGGCTACCTTCAGCATCTCCAAAGTTGTATTAGATGCTGACGAACAAAACACGTATCAAACACCGTGGGAACaccaacaaaaatatatcgagAAAAAGCGTGTCAGACGAATATGCATTTGTTGGTGTTGCCTTTGCAAGTGTTTTTG TAAACCGATGAACAATCGATTACGACGTCGCGTATCGAGTTCGATCGAGAAACGAGCTATGTGTTATAAACAACTTATTGAAATGACAAG GCCTGGTCTTGAACAAGTaaaaaaatgggaaaataaTTTCGACGCGCTCATTCAAGACGATA CTGGTAAAAAACTATTTTCAATATTTCTTCAACAAGAACATAGTGAAGAGAATTTAACTTTCTGGTTAGAAGTTAATCAACTACGAAGCATGGAaaatctaaacgaaaggaaattaaaaatgaaaaaaatctaCTTGGAATATTTGAAACCAATGGCAAGCAATGAG ATCAACGTAGCTGGCACAGtacgaaaaaaaattgaagaggAATTACAGCACAATCCTAACGAACATGTTTTTGATGTCGCACAAAACCAG gtGTATTTAATGATGCATCGACAAAGTTATCCACGGTTCCTTTCATCAGACCTTTACCATGCAGTAGTACAAGGAACCTACGCTTATCAAAAAGCTAGAGATGCTAGCTAA
- the LOC130628752 gene encoding amidase-like, with the protein MEHSVKKNPVSFPSIDNLKKLNEKHKVGCNEDELEEYQSIMKNTVAAYNFIDDQEVPSYVSKYGGNREYVRPEGDENKYNAWYVKCNIEGASSGKLAGKRIAIKDNIAVANIPMMNGSKVVEGYIPEYDATIVQRILEAGGTICGKTTCEDLCASGGSIFTAYGPVRNPHNTKCSSGGSSSGSAVVVAVGECDMAIGGDQGGSIRIPSSNCGIVGMKPTHGLVPYTGAVPVIPCVDHLGPMAKNVADCALLLEVIAGYDNGFDYRQRPFQVPEYSKLIFPHVKPSRKLNIGVLQEGIDLCAENVKDVFNASLKHLKDSEHLCLKNTSLPKHAENDNITSVIFGSGTFESMINGCGFGVSGMQSHTLAKKMFDGYRQHFKDTAETVKLQALMSYYIHENYGSYHYAKASTLAQYLKFEYDKLLNQYDVIIMPTLKETASEIPPQHASVTEKITSVFYVNKNTAIFNITGHPALSLNCGFDKDLPVGLMIVGKHYDELGVLNAASIFEDVFAKWLDKKNVCT; encoded by the exons ATGGAACATTCGGTGAAAAAGAACCCGGTATCTTTTCCTTCCATCgataatttgaaaaagttaAACGAAAAACACAAAGTAGGTTGCAATGAAGATGAATTGGAAGAATATCAAAGTATTATGAAGAATACAGTGGCGGCATATAATTTCATTGATGATCAAGAAGTACCTTCGTACGTATCCAAATATGGAGGTAATCGAGAGTATGTGCGACCCGAAGGTGATGAAAACAAATACAATGCTTGGTATGTGAAGTGTAATATAGAGGGTGCTAGCAGTGGAAAACTCGCTGGGAAAAGAATAGCTATAAAAGATAACATAGCTGTAGCTAACATTCCCATGATGAATGGTTCTAAAGTTGTGGAGGGCTATATACCTGAGTATGATGCTACTATCGTGCAAAGGATTCTGGAAGCAGGTGGAACTATCTGTGGAAAGACAACTTGCGAAGATCTTTGTGCTAGTGGAGGTAGCATCTTTACTGCGTATGGACCAGTTAGAAATCCACACAATACTAAGTGCTCTTCTGGTGGTTCGAGCTCTGGTAGTGCAGTCGTAGTAGCTGTTGGGGAGTGTGATATGGCAAttg GTGGTGATCAAGGAGGTTCCATTCGTATCCCATCCAGTAACTGTGGTATCGTTGGTATGAAACCTACACATGGTCTGGTACCTTACACTGGAGCAGTGCCTGTCATTCCCTGCGTTGACCATTTAGGACCGATGGCAAAGAACGTAGCAGATTGTGCTCTTTTACTGGAAGTTATAGCCG GTTACGATAATGGATTCGACTATCGTCAACGACCATTTCAAGTTCCTGAATATTCAAAATTGATCTTCCCACATGTAAAACCATCAAGAAAGCTTAACATTGGTGTTCTTCAAGAAGGAATTGATTTGTGTGCTGAAAATGTAAAGGATGTTTTTAATGCATCTTTAAAGCATTTAAAAGATTCAGAACATCTTTGTCTTAAAAACACAAGCCTCCCAAAGCATGCAGAAAATGATAATATTACATCTGTAATTTTTGGCAGTGGTACATTTGAATCAATGATAAATGGCTGCGGATTTGGCGTGTCAG GCATGCAATCTCACACCTTggctaaaaaaatgtttgatggCTACAGGCAACATTTCAAAGACACAGCTGAAACTGTCAAATTACAAGCGTTAATGAGTTACTACATCCATGAAAACTATGGATCCTACCATTATGCAAAGGCATCAACCTTAGCACAATATTTGAAATTTGAATATGACAAGCTCTTAAACCaatatgacgtcataattatgcCGACACTGAAAGAAACAGCAAGTGAAATTCCACCTCAACATGCCTCTGTTACAGAGAAGATAACTAGTGTGTTTTATGTGAATAAAAACACAGCAATATTCAACATAACAGGACATCCGGCGTTGTCATTGAATTGTGGATTCGATAAGGATTTGCCAGTGGGGTTGATGATTGTTGGAAAGCATTATGATGAATTGGGTGTATTAAATGCGGCTAGTATATTTGAAGATGTCTTCGCAAAGTGGTTggacaaaaagaatgtttgtactTGA